In Arachis hypogaea cultivar Tifrunner chromosome 17, arahy.Tifrunner.gnm2.J5K5, whole genome shotgun sequence, a single window of DNA contains:
- the LOC140180742 gene encoding uncharacterized protein: MESQLDLYGPELLNSINCSGLPPHKLILKVGVPVMLLRNIDQSSGICNSTMLQVRKLGNHVIECEVLTGNNIGHIALIPRMNMVPTNETITVRFQRRQFSKIVSFAMTINKSQEQTLSHVGLYLSKSVFTHGQLYVALSRVKILALQPPHSTHLVAARIATRDDI; this comes from the exons ATGGAGAGTCAACTAGACCTCTATGGTCCTGAATTACTGAATAGCATAAATTGCTCTGGTTTGCCTccacataaattaatactcaaggtTGGTGTTCCGGTGATGTTACTGAGGAATATTGACCAATCCAGTGGTATTTGTAATAGTACAATGCTACAAGTTAGGAAACTTGGAAATCATGTCATAGAATGTGAAGTCTTAACGGGTAACAATATTGGTCATATTGCTTTGATTCCAAGAATGAATATGGTACCAACAAATGAAACCATCACAGTTAGATTCCAACGAAGACAATTTTCCAAAATAGTATCGTTTGCCATGACAATTAATAAGTCTCAAGAACAAACTTTATCTCATGTTGGATTGTATTTGTCCAAATCAGTTTTTACACATGGCCAACTATATGTGGCactttcaagagttaaga TCTTGGCCCTCCAGCCTCCACACTCCACCCATTTGGTGGCTGCTCGAATTGCTACAAGAGATGACATCTAG
- the LOC140180743 gene encoding uncharacterized protein, translated as MTCNPECDEIKREVTPIGLKAEDRPDILCRIFKIKLEGLIDDLKEEKIIGKILGCKYLHYRVSKKRASGLPHEHILLFMSNEFKPQTPDDIDKHIIAEIPDENERPNLHGAVQNYMVYGPCGLYNKNSPCMKNGSCSKFYPKDFRQRTLIDEAGFPKYRRTDNGRTVKKKECVLESKFIVPYNPELLLKFGCHINVEYTCQTGSIKHLFKYIHKGNDRVTATLYNAGDPSEAT; from the exons ATGACCTGTAACCCTGAATGTGATGAGATAAAAAGAGAAGTGACTCCCATTGGATTGAAGGCAGAAGACCGTCCTGATATATTGTGTCGAATTTTCAAGATCAAGCTTGAAGGTTTGATTGATGATCTAAAAGAGGAAAAAATCATTGGCAAAATTTTGGGATGTAA atATTTGCACTATAGAGTTTCAAAAAAGAGGGCTTCCGGCCTTCCACATGAACATATTCTTTTATTCATGAGTAATGAGTTCAAGCCACAAACACCAGatgacatagacaaacatataatAGCTGAGATTCCTGATGAAAATGAAAGGCCAAATCTACATGGAGCTGTTCAAAATTACATGGTATATGGTCCATGTGGTCTGTACAACAAGAATTCACCTTGCATGAAGAATGGATCCTGTTCAAAGTTTTATCCCAAAGATTTTAGACAACGAACACTCATTGATGAAGCTGGATTTCCCAAATATAGGCGTACTGATAACGGTCGAACAGTGAAGAAAAAGGAATGTGTACTAGAAAGTAAGTTCATTGTTCCGTATAATCCAGAATTGTTGCTTAAGTTTGGATGCCACATAAATGTGGAATACACATGCCAAACAGGTTCTATTAAGCATCTATTTAAGTATATACACAAGGGTAATGACCGCGTAACAGCTACCCTATACAACGCTGGTGATCCGTCAGAAGCCACATAA